In Thermotoga sp. KOL6, the DNA window ACCCTTCGGATTTTCCAACAATCTGCCCGTTGGAGTTCAAGTGATAGGAAAGCGGTTTGCAGACGGCAAGGTTTTCAGAATAGCAAGAGCCATAGAAAAGAACTCTCCATACAACGAGAACGGTAGATTTCCGTTACCGGAGGTGAAAGCATGAGATACAAACCCGTGATAGGACTCGAAATCCACGTCCAACTTTCGACAAAAACAAAGGCCTTCTGTTCTTGTTCTGCAGACGTTTTCGACTTGCCACCAAACACCGCCATTTGTCCCGTCTGCACTGGACAGCCCGGTGCTCTTCCTGTTCCGAATGAAGAAATGGTTAGATTCGCAGTGAAAACTGCCCTTGCTTTGAACTGTAAAATTCACAAATATTCTCGCTTTGACAGAAAAAATTACTTTTATCCAGACCTTCCTAAGGGATATCAGATAAGTCAATATTTCTACCCAATCGCAACCGAAGGGTATCTCGAGATCGATGGAGACGAAGGAAAAAAGAAGGTTAGAATTAGAAGACTCCACATAGAGGAGGATGCAGGAAAACTCCTGCACGAAGGAGATTCCATAACACGTGCAAGTTACTCGCTCGTCGATATGAACAGATGTGGTGTGCCTCTCATAGAAATCGTTACAGAACCAGATATCTCTTCACCAAGGGAAGCGAGAATCTTCATGGAAAAGTTGAGAACGATCGTGAGGTATCTTGGTGTGAGTACAGGAGACATGGAAAAGGGAGCTCTTCGATGTGACGCGAACATCTCCGTCGTGGACACAGAGACGGGAAAACAAAGCAACAGAGTGGAAGTTAAGAACATGAACTCTTTCAGATTCGTAGAAAAAGCACTAGAATACGAATTCGAACGAATTGTAAAAGCAATGGAAAAAGGCGAAGACGTGGAGAGAGAAACAAGAGGATGGGTTGAATCTACCAAGACCACTGTTTCCATGCGTGGAAAAGAAGAAGAAAGCGATTACAGATACTTTCCAGAACCTGACATACCACCCGTTGTTTTGAGTGATGAGTATCTTGAAAGAGTGAAACAAGAACTTCCTGAACTTCCAGACGAAAAGGCAGAACGCTTCATGAGAGAATACGGTTTGCCGGAGTACGACGCGAAGGTTCTCACCGCTAGCAAAGAACTCGCTGAATTCTTCGAAAAATGTGTGAAAGTAGTTAAAAAGGCAAAGGAGCTCAGCAACTGGATCATGACAGAAGTTCTCAGAGAGCTGAATGAGAGAAACATAGAAATCACAGAATCAAAGCTCAAACCAGAACATTTCGCAGATCTCTTCAAACTGATGGATGAAGGGAAGATTTCCATAAAGATAGCAAAAGAGATATTCCCAGAAGTTTTTGAAACGGGGAAAATGCCATCACAGATAGTAGAAGAAAAAGGATTCGTCCAAATAAACGATGAAAAACTCATAGAAGAACTCGCTAAAAGAGCGATCGAGCAGAATCCGAAAGCAGTTCAGGACTACAAAGCTGGCAAGAAAAAAGCTATGGGATTCTTCGTGGGATTCGTTATGCGAGAAACGAAGGGAAAGGCAAATCCAGAAATCACAAACAGGATCGTGAAAAAACTCCTTGAAGAGGAGTGAAAATATGAGGAAGCTTTTTCTTCCCCTCCTTTTGATAGTGGGGGGACTTGTCTTTTCTCATTCCTTCGTATGGACATCAGATGGATACCGGGTAAAATTCGGTGAAACTCTCTTTCTAGAAGCCTTCAACGGCGGATGGGGCATTGGGGTTGAGCTCGAAAGATCCGCCGCAAATTTCCAAAAAATAGGCTTTTTGAAAGTGAAAACCTCCGAAGTCTCACTGAAAACTCGCCTTTCCTTCGGAAACGGCTGGAATTTCTCGTTCGTTGTTGATCAGAAAGATTTGGTACCTTTCCCAGGAACTCTTCACTACGAATTTTTCATCGGAAGATTCGGAGGGTACGCTTTGCTCGATCAGAAGTACGTTGCAAAGATTGGAGGATACAAACTTTCTACTGAAAATTTCTCGTATATGTCGAAGAATATAGTGATGTTTTGGAGCGGACATTTTTCCATGGGTAGTACCACCTTCTCTTACAGGACTTTGAACGATACTTTCCTTGTCGGGATCTCCGATCCAGACAACGTTGTCTTCCTTGGAATGGGAGGTTTGAATTGGAAACTCGCAGGCGGTGCGGGATTCAACTTTTCCGTTTCGAAGGATGTCGATTTGAAACTCCTTGCTTCGGTGGCGAAGGATGAATTCTCTTACGGATTTATGGTTCGTGTCAAGAAAGAAACGGAAGTGACGCTTGTAGTGAACACAAACAAGTTTTATATAAGCGTGAAATTTTGAGAAAATCCATAATATTTTTCTACAAACAGGGATATCTTCGGATATCCCTGTTTTTTTACTGAAAATCGGGTTTGCTCTTTTATGTAAACTTGACTATAATTCTAGTCAAGGAGTGGGAGAATGAATCTGAACGATCTTTTGTTTTATAGTCTGGCAGAGGCGAAAGCGAAATTTTCCCAGGTAGTCGAAGAAGCAAAGAAAAAAGATGTAGTCGTGACAAAAAATGGGGTACCAGCCGTTGTGATCATCGAATACGACAAATACAGAAAACTGATGGAATTTCTCGAAGAAATACTGGACAGTTATCTCTTGGACATCGGTAACGTGGAGAAATACTTGGAACTCAAAAAGTATTTTGAATTCAACGGTTCTCAGGAGGTGTGATGATGGCTCAGGTTGTGCTTGAAAACGTCACTAAGATCTACGATAACAAAGTCGTCGCCGTGAAAAACGCCAACCTTGTTGTTGAAGACAAAGAATTCGTTGTTTTGCTTGGACCATCTGGATGTGGAAAGACAACCACACTCAGAATGATCGCAGGCCTCGAGGAAATCACCGAAGGAAAGATTTATATCGATGGAAAAGTGGTTAACGACGTTGAACCAAAGGACAGAGACATCGCTATGGTGTTTCAGAACTACGCTCTGTATCCCCATATGACCGTTTATGAAAACATGGCTTTCGGTTTGAAGCTGAGAAAATACCCGAAAGATGAAATCGACAGGAGAGTTAGGGAAGCTGCTAAGATCCTAGGAATAGAAAACCTCCTGGATAGGAAGCCAAGGCAACTTTCCGGTGGTCAAAGGCAAAGGGTAGCAGTAGGAAGGGCGATCGTGAGAAACCCAAAGGTTTTCCTTTTCGACGAACCTCTTTCCAACCTCGATGCAAAGCTCAGGGTTCAGATGAGAAGCGAACTTAAAAAACTTCATCACAGACTTCAAGCGACGATCATCTACGTGACACACGATCAAGTGGAAGCTATGACCATGGCTGACAAGATAGTCGTTATGAAAGATGGAGAAATTCAACAGATTGGAACACCCCACGAGATATACAACAATCCTGCAAACATCTTTGTGGCGGGATTCATAGGTAGTCCTCCTATGAATTTCATCAATGCAAGAGTTGTGAGAGGAGAAGGAGGATTGTGGTTGCAGGCATCTGGTTTCAAAGTCAAAGTACCGAAAGAGTTTGAAGAGAAGCTTGAAAACTACATCGACAAGGAGATCATTTTTGGAATAAGACCTGAAGACATCTACGACAAACTCTTCGCGATAGCGCCATCGCCGGAGAACACGGTCACAGGTATCGTCGATGTTGTAGAACCACTAGGTAGCGAAACGATCCTCCATGTGAAAGTTGGAGACGATGTTATAACCGCTTCCGTCAATCCGAGAACCCAAGCGAAAGAAGAACAAAAGATTGATCTCGTGTTCGACATGACACGAATGCATGCCTTCGATAAAGAAACGGAGAAGGCCATCATCTGAGGGGGCCGGCCCCCTCACTTTTTTATTCTGAATTCCACCACATCTCCATCCTCCAAAGGATCTGTGAACATGGCTTTTTTACCGTTCTTGAGAAGTTCATAATCTTTGAGACCGTCTACCTTTATGTCTTTAAGAAGGTCTATTACCATTGGAGTGAAGTCCTTCACTTCAATTTTCGCCTCATCGATTTTTTGAATCGCTTTCATCGGAATCTTCTTTGGAACACCGTTGAATGTAACAACGATACACGGGATTTCCAAGGCTTCTTCTAAAGTTTTTTCTCCTTTTTCAACCAGAACGATTTCGTCGCCGAGTGATATTTCGTCATCATCTTTCAAGGGATTTCCGTCTTTCACAAGGTCGAATTCTACTATGGAGATCTTCTTTTTCTCTCCATTGATAACAAGTTCAATTTTGCCGTAGGATAATTTCTTCTTTATTTCCTCTACTTTTATTTTCTCTGGAAACGTGATCACGTCTTCTTCGTTTAAGGACTCCTCTGGTGAAGTAGAGCTACCATTCTTCAAAATCTGCGGGAAAATCTCCTCCGTCTCTCCGGTCGGGAGTTTTACCTTCACGGGTTTAACAAAGTCTTTCACAAAGAGTGATGTTGTTTTTTCTTCCACGTGTACATCTATTCTGTCACCATGTTTCACTTTTGAAGAGAGGTTGGCTTCCTCGCCGTTCACAAAAATTCTCACGGAAATCTTTCGTTTCGGTCTAAGGATGGTGTTCCCGTTCACAACAATTGGAACGACATCTCCACCGACGAGGGAAGAAAATTTATACCCCGCTTGTATGAGAACTTGCATGACAGAGTATCTTCCTACCGCTCCTATGAGCCTTACAGGAATTCCGTTCACCACAACCTGAGAGAAAACAGATCCCTTGTTTCTAAAAGCACTATAAGCTATTCCTAAAGGAGTCACGTATTCGCTTCCTCTGACCTTCCCCGTGAGGTCTTCCACTATCCCAGTGCTCTCAACATTTTTAAGAGATACCCTGTCCGCTGGTAGGTTTAGCCTTTTTGCAAGGTGTTCCACGAATCCCGGCACCTTCGCTCCTCCGCCAACAACTAGAACGACGGATGGAACACCACCGTTGAGCTCTATTACAACATCAGATATTTCCGTTGCGATTTGATCTAAGACCGGCTCTATTACACTTGCTACTTCCTCACTTGCGAGCTCAACCTCTCTGTCAAGAACATTCTTCACCTTCACTTTTCCATCGAAAAAAACTCTTCTTTTCACAAATTCCGCGGTTTGGAAATCCAAGAGGAAGTTCTTTCCAATAGCTTCCGTTATTTC includes these proteins:
- a CDS encoding cell division protein FtsA, producing MIFALDVGTRKIAGLIVVEENKILRIVDSELIEHRSRTMFDGQVHDVMGVAEIVDEVKRKLESRNEVELKDVAVALAGRFLKTKIGEAEMDLSKVGHITKEDVMKLEIEAVGNAQKDVEEDFFCVGYSVVEYKLDGMWLKRLEGHRGGKAYVKVVSAFLPVHVVDSLMRVLETVGLVPVHVTLEPIAAMELTVPEDLRYLNIALVDVGAGTSDIAISKDGTVVAYGMIPMAGDEITEAIGKNFLLDFQTAEFVKRRVFFDGKVKVKNVLDREVELASEEVASVIEPVLDQIATEISDVVIELNGGVPSVVLVVGGGAKVPGFVEHLAKRLNLPADRVSLKNVESTGIVEDLTGKVRGSEYVTPLGIAYSAFRNKGSVFSQVVVNGIPVRLIGAVGRYSVMQVLIQAGYKFSSLVGGDVVPIVVNGNTILRPKRKISVRIFVNGEEANLSSKVKHGDRIDVHVEEKTTSLFVKDFVKPVKVKLPTGETEEIFPQILKNGSSTSPEESLNEEDVITFPEKIKVEEIKKKLSYGKIELVINGEKKKISIVEFDLVKDGNPLKDDDEISLGDEIVLVEKGEKTLEEALEIPCIVVTFNGVPKKIPMKAIQKIDEAKIEVKDFTPMVIDLLKDIKVDGLKDYELLKNGKKAMFTDPLEDGDVVEFRIKK
- the gatB gene encoding Asp-tRNA(Asn)/Glu-tRNA(Gln) amidotransferase subunit GatB, translating into MRYKPVIGLEIHVQLSTKTKAFCSCSADVFDLPPNTAICPVCTGQPGALPVPNEEMVRFAVKTALALNCKIHKYSRFDRKNYFYPDLPKGYQISQYFYPIATEGYLEIDGDEGKKKVRIRRLHIEEDAGKLLHEGDSITRASYSLVDMNRCGVPLIEIVTEPDISSPREARIFMEKLRTIVRYLGVSTGDMEKGALRCDANISVVDTETGKQSNRVEVKNMNSFRFVEKALEYEFERIVKAMEKGEDVERETRGWVESTKTTVSMRGKEEESDYRYFPEPDIPPVVLSDEYLERVKQELPELPDEKAERFMREYGLPEYDAKVLTASKELAEFFEKCVKVVKKAKELSNWIMTEVLRELNERNIEITESKLKPEHFADLFKLMDEGKISIKIAKEIFPEVFETGKMPSQIVEEKGFVQINDEKLIEELAKRAIEQNPKAVQDYKAGKKKAMGFFVGFVMRETKGKANPEITNRIVKKLLEEE
- a CDS encoding type II toxin-antitoxin system Phd/YefM family antitoxin; translated protein: MNLNDLLFYSLAEAKAKFSQVVEEAKKKDVVVTKNGVPAVVIIEYDKYRKLMEFLEEILDSYLLDIGNVEKYLELKKYFEFNGSQEV
- a CDS encoding ABC transporter ATP-binding protein, translated to MAQVVLENVTKIYDNKVVAVKNANLVVEDKEFVVLLGPSGCGKTTTLRMIAGLEEITEGKIYIDGKVVNDVEPKDRDIAMVFQNYALYPHMTVYENMAFGLKLRKYPKDEIDRRVREAAKILGIENLLDRKPRQLSGGQRQRVAVGRAIVRNPKVFLFDEPLSNLDAKLRVQMRSELKKLHHRLQATIIYVTHDQVEAMTMADKIVVMKDGEIQQIGTPHEIYNNPANIFVAGFIGSPPMNFINARVVRGEGGLWLQASGFKVKVPKEFEEKLENYIDKEIIFGIRPEDIYDKLFAIAPSPENTVTGIVDVVEPLGSETILHVKVGDDVITASVNPRTQAKEEQKIDLVFDMTRMHAFDKETEKAII